ATTATAATTCTGTCGTTCGCTTCTTTTATAAGCTCAGCTAAAAGACCGCAACCCTCAATAGCAACTTGTGCCTTACCCGAAGTAAGTATTCGCTGGAATCCGCAATCAATAACATCTTCAAGCGATCTTAACGGATGTTCACACCTATCGAAGGCACGATGAAAATTGGAAGTCAATGGCTTTGCCAACTCAACAAGTTCTTTACACCGTTCTTTATCAATAGTATTTTCTTTTGTAAGAATACCAAAAACGATTCCGTCAACTTTTAAACTTTTACAAATTTCAATATCAATTTTCATGTTTTCGAATTCAGTTTCAGTATATATAAAATCCCCTCCTCTTGTGCGAATCATAACATGAACAGGAACATCAAGGATTTCCTTTACAGCAGAAATTGTCCCGTAAGAAGGAGTTACCCCGCCTTCGCAAGGAGAAGCACATAGCTCAATTCGATGCGCACCATTATCAACAGCATTTATGGCGT
The sequence above is a segment of the Bacteroidales bacterium genome. Coding sequences within it:
- a CDS encoding copper homeostasis protein CutC; the encoded protein is MIKIEVVAYHLENAINAVDNGAHRIELCASPCEGGVTPSYGTISAVKEILDVPVHVMIRTRGGDFIYTETEFENMKIDIEICKSLKVDGIVFGILTKENTIDKERCKELVELAKPLTSNFHRAFDRCEHPLRSLEDVIDCGFQRILTSGKAQVAIEGCGLLAELIKEANDRIIIMPGGGVRKENFVGLANMTKAKEFHTSAVNDLNSILNSVETFCKP